TAAGTGGAATtgataggtttttttttatatatatatatatgtgaggGAATCAACACACCCTTAACATGCTGTGTGTTTCGTGTCCATACCCTAAAAGTACCCAAAATTATTTAATGCTACAACAACTTGGCATCACacttttgtggtttgtttgaaTGACTCAGTTGTTTCCCAAAGATtgatttgactgtttttttttacattcgtGAAAAAGGACCTATCACATTCTTTCTGCATGTTGATGTATATCTTGAgcctgcatcttttttttttttatttaaatttatcctttttttttttttttttttgaagctctTAATGACTTCATGGTGGTTCattttgtgtgcatttatatttattcttgCTTTTATAAGGGAGCTACAGGGCTTTTAGGTGACAAAAGCTTTTATTTACCTTCAGTCAATGTCAGCGATAATTATGGAATATTGTACAATATTCAGTTTCTTGTAGCATCATGGGAAATAACTTATTGTATTAAGTATAAAAGTTTACAAAACCCCCTCATGCTTCATTAACAAAGCAGCAGGAAGCTCATTGTTCTAGCACTCCTAATTCACGAATCAATGACTtctgacaaacaacaaaaatcccTTTAACCAGCAATGGTCCTTTGCCGTCTGACAATAATGAGgtgaaagataaaataattggggacatttttcagtgtttcagctttttaatGTTGTAATTGTCATCACAGTGAATAAAACTGCATCGCCTGCGCCTGGCATGTGTTTAATATTACATCTTGTTGTGCTCTAGCTCAAAGTGTAGCAATGTTTCTCAGTCTAAGCGTGGACAAAGCTCGCCTACTGTAATCATGATCAAGATCTGTCTGACTTAAACCACACAGATTTGTCCAAATGTCACAGACTTTAACTTCCTGCATTGGGGAGCTTGCTCATTTGTTGCTGGGTTGCTAGTTGCATTCTTTCCTTTGAGTGAATCTTgcttccttctcctctctgacTATAAGCCTGCAGCCCTGTAAGGCTGGAATGAGATTGCATGAGTTAATTCCTTGTACTAAACTATTTAAGGTAGGGGATTAGTGAAGGTCCCTCTGCTAGGGGGAAAGGGGTTAAGGTGCCTTTATTCCTGCTGCCTTGGCAATGTGACTAGATTGacttaagacagacagacactgctATACTGCCGTCTTGAagagagcttttttttaattgatgttgCGGGTCTTTTAAAAGAATGCCGTTTGAGtatcagatttcatttttttaagtcagtTAGATAATTATGTGCTCCAAAGTTGTTTTTATGATGCACTGTGCTGTACAAAAATGTGCAATAAAGTTGTAAATCTCCCTCCAACATAGCGGCCCTTTTTGTAGTTGCTGTGACATAAGGTTGCTTTTAGAGGTAAATGGCTTTCTAAACTTTTGCTCAGTTAATTAactgaaatacaaatgaaattaaaatactGGCAGGAGGTCAGGTTGATATTGTACTCCGACGCTTAGTGAAAGCACAATGTGACAGAATGAATCATCCGTGCTGCTTTCCCTGTCAGTTGTGTAACAGTTTATAAATGTTTTGCATAGCATTTTTCATAAGTGGTAAAAGTTACAGTTGACATAAGGATGGATGCTGAGCTTGCTGTGTcttgacttttgttttgttcacttaACTGTGAAGGATTTGGGCATGTGTTCAATTTGCCATCTGGCTGATGTAACTCATCCTGATGCCTCAATCTCACAGTGATTTTAGCTTAATCTGCAAATTAACAAAGCAGTGATGTAGAAAATGTTTCCATAATCTCTGTAATCTCTTGGTAGATCGTGTAACACTAAACAGTCAGcgacagaaaaacaagcttaCCGCCACACTTCCAGTAGGTATACAGTAATGTTACAGAATCAAGTTCTTGCAAAAGGTGTTCTTTTATAATAGTTGTTGAGATGTAATTCAATAGGACAAAGGTCAACTTCATGTTGACACCAGAGGAAAACTCATGGGATCATGATAAATGTTAGAATTCCTCTGCCGGCAACTGTGAATATATGTGGAACATTTTGTACAGATCCATGCAGCACATGCTGAGATATGAGTGTACAAATGAATAATTTGTTCCCATTCATCTAGCAGACATTTCGGTGACAGCCAAAATGTTAAACATGTGCAAACATGATCCTGGGAACCGCTCACTCgtaatattttcaaatttataGGAAAAAACTTGTGGAtctcacaacaagaaaaaaaggacagaatttTGGTCAGAGCTGACaagatcattttaaaacaaacaaaaacaaaaccctgcagCCAGGAGTTCAACGTCAATACCAGTTTTAGGTAGTAAACTTTATTAAATTACTTGTTCTTTGATACCAGCATGTACAATTTCCCTCCATTGTCTGAACTTTTGATTCAGCTCAGTTACTGAATTATGTTCTGCTTGAAGTTAATTTCCCACCCGTTTTTGTTTGGTATGGGTTTCCACTATTAtaggatggaaaaataaaagctaaattgAGGGTATATTTGGAATGTGTATATTTTGGCTGTGAATGCAAAAGACAAGAGCATGAGTTCACCATTTTCAATCCTTGAATATGGATAAGTAATTTAATGCAATTGAAAAATCAAATGAGCCAATATGGtgtgaatgttttatttcaaaaattgAATCAAAGTATACATTATACAGTCAAACTACACCAAACTACAATGCCTGGATAGCGTGACTTAATGTGGATTAAGGTGTGCTAACAGTATGTGCTTTTCTGCTAAGATACTGTGCATCCTtcagtgtaacagtaaagcCAGTGACATATTTCCTAGTAAACATGATGCTTGGATTTTGCAGCAATGCTGAGCATTCACATACACTGATTTCTTTGACTGTTTGACACATTGGCCTGGAAAGTCATCTCATTTTCTCACTGCAACCAAGAGGCCAAGTTCCACTGGTTTCCCTGAGGAGGGCTGTTTCACATGATGTTTAAGTTCCTAAAAGAACAGTGTTCCAAAATTTAAGGGTGAGACCAAAATGTTCCAAGTCCAAGAATCTCATTTTCTAGTGGGGACACCAGTATCAGCTGCCACcttaaatttgtatttaaagttgttttaaatATGATGTTAATTTTTATAAAGATGTAGAAAGggctttttcatttattgaaatACACCGAGTCAGTATTGGAGACTAAGAGAAAGTCTGGGGTGTTGGAGCTGAAGACCAGCTGTGGGGCACAAAGTCCCAGGGGTGGTTGCTTCATAAAAACAGTATCACTGCATGTCAAGAGAGCCACTGTTTTCACAGAATCCTGCAGTGAAGAGAagacaaacatttacattgCTAAGATTACAATGCACCATTTTGTCAATCAAGTTAGACAGTGATCCCCAGAACTTGCACAACTAAGTTAAATCAATCATCCACCTGGTTCCTCTTATCAAATATCTCCCTGCGTGACATTGGCcctaaaaacagcacaaatcaaGAAATCACTGCATCAATAAAACAGCACATGGGTGAATTTGACTCACCAGTGTGTGCAACACGTCTGTATTTGCCCAGCAGGCACAGTTCCATCTTCTTCTGTACGACAACATGCTGGTCCTCTGGCCTCAAACCGGTTGGATGAcgggagaagatgaaggagTAGCTGTCTAAGCAAGTGCCATCGGTGTCTAACAGTCTGCACGAATAGTGGATGGCGTAGTTATCGTAGTCGGTGTCTATCACCCAGTGGTCATCGTCTAAGAGCAAGACAGACATGGGGATTCATCAAACTGACTGAAGCCAGTTAATTCCTCTTTAGTATTAAAAGTTTTCACAGCCCAAATAATACAGGGTGAAAAAAATATGGGCAAAACTACAATTTCTAAAGAAGATGCATAATTAACAAGGGAGATATTCTGGAGATTCAATTTACAGAGTCACAGACAAGTAAGTAATCATCGTTATTACATCCAATCTCAAGGTCAACAGTCCTTTTTTATATCCTAAAACCTTTAAATTACTTGTAAAGCACAGGGATTAGGTGTATAAGTACAACAACTTACTTCCAGTCTGCAAGTAGGATGCAACTCCCCAGTACTTCATTCTAAACTTGGCAGGGTCTTGGGTCTCCTCAAAGGTGGCCAACATGTCAGCACACATTTCCCAGTTGCTGGAGGTCAAAGAGGGGGGTGATGAttaaatgggagaaaaaaaaaaaaggaggatacCTGGACGAGAGGACACTTTTACAGTAAAGAGCAGAACCCACTTGAGGATGATGACTCTTCCCCGAGCAGTTGCGGTCATTTTGCCATCTTCTGTGACAGTAAACTGGGCCACGATGTTGTCGAGTAAGAACAAACCCTGTGGGTCCTTCTTTCCTACGGCGTACCACGTCCCTGCATACTGTAAGAGAGAAGCCCAATTTATACCTCATTATTTTCTATTACACCTTCTAGAACATAGCATGCTGCATGAAAACAGTAACAGATCAGAAAACAGATCTTTGACCTTCAGTCTTATTCGTCAAAGCTCGTCAAACGGCAGTGGCAAACTTACCCTGTTCCTGTCAAAGTTCTGCATGACCTGAATGTTGGCCACCTGGCAGTCCTGTGCCCAGGACAAAGCCACGAGGCTGAGGGCCACAACGTACCACAGCATGCTGTCtcagaacaagaaaaacacaaaaaaaaacaaaacaaaacagatgaaggattaaaaaaaaggcagaaaatggtTGAGAAGGACAGATTCAGAAAGGGAGACAGTGACAGGATGGGCCCATGTTTCAGcttcattatcatttcatttcctttaaagTGGAGTGCATTAAAGGACCTTAAAATATGTTTCTGCATGCTAATGACAAATTAGTATAAAAGTAAGAtattacccaaaaaaaaaaaaaaaaaaatctcatcataaaaaattttaaattttagcAATAACAATTATACACCTTAAATGCCCAGTTAAGAATTTTTAAGTAAAAACGTAAGACTATTGTCAATGCATaccttgttaaaaaaaagaagagagcagCTCTCGGAGATCCTCTGGTGTTCGGTCTGCTTTGGGTCTTTTATACTGTCAGCTAGTATTGTGTAATGACTTCTGGAGACCTGGACCTCCCTCCTGCTCGTCCTGCAGAATTCTTGCCTTCTATTGGACAAACATTTACATAACTTTGGGCTCTATTGATTGGTGTGTTGTGCAGATTTGGCTGACCAAAGCCAACCCCCACcccaaagaaaatgtgttttcctgtaAAAACTGCTAAGGCCTTTCTGGGTCTTGTGAAAGCAGGCACTTGCAAAGCCAAGAAGGCCATCTGGAATAAGCTATACAATGCATGTGTAGATACAAACACCTTTTGCAAGAAGTTAAGAGAGCATTTGCAAGGCAATCCTTATACTTCAACATAATAAATCCAAGGGAAATGCTTAGGTGTGCATTTGGATTTCTTTGTGTAGAAAACTaccccccgcgacctggaaactgataagcggttgaagatgagcaaatgaatgaaaactgaattcAACTTAATGAATATTTACCAAATAAATGTTACAATAGGCAATGTGCTTCCTGCAGCATCAGTGCTATTGCATCAGCTGTTGACTTGATGACGTTGATGAGTTCAAGCAAAAGCTTTATACTGTGAGTGCTGTTTGTATAAATGGTGGACTTTCAACAGAACATGATCAATGTGAAAAACAGCTAATCATATCTTTTCTAACTACAAAGGCTGGCTTCAAAAGTCAGTCAATAATGATGGGAGAACATGTTAGTCTGCTTAAAAATACTTGTGCCATTCAGATATAATACAGGGAGGAATGGCACTTAAATTATTAATCTGGAATCATGGAAACAAGCATATCACCCAAAAAGAGTCCTTCTATATGGCAAATCTGGGAGTGATCTACTTGAGTAAATCTTTATTAGCAACTTTGCTCTCACAGCATTGTTGTAATTTAAAGGGTCAATCAGGGATCAATTGTGGTATTTTGTGAAAATGCACTAGAGTAAGTCACGTAACTCAAGTGaatagcaataaaataaatggttcCCATATTAATATAATTTCGCAGATTCaagcacattttatttcctaattaaaaaaaaaaacaaaactttttccCAAGACCAGGGTAGAACCAAGTTTGCGACTTACACAGTTAAAATGTGTCTCTAACACAGATCTGTGTTTCATCTGACTTCAGTCtactgtgtgtgctgttttgcaCTGAGATCATGTAACCAGTCCTTTGAGGGCTCTGTCGAATAAAAGAGCATAGCACAGCCAAACATCTGCAGCTTGCATAACCAAGGCCCTGGCCAGTTGAAAACATTGCAATCAGTCATTTTGAGCAGAAATAATAGCAGCTGGAATTTGGCCACAGGCGGCAACACATTTCATAATCATGTAGATCAGCCAAGATATGATATGCATTACACATTTGACTGCTTGGTTTGTGGTTGAATGTTTTGCAGCATAGCAGTAAATGGTCAGTCAGTaagtattttgttttgatggGCTATAAGACTTAAGTAACTTTAAATCCCTAACGATCCCACATAAAACTGGAATGGGGAAAAAGACCTGAACGCACAACTTCCATCTGCACTTTGGAGTTTTGAGCAGGGCAATAGCACATCAGGGAAGTGGTATTTTTAGCAAAGACTTTTTCCACCCACATAAATATAATGCAGTCCAACACCTCCACCACCTATGGCTTAAAGTATCTGTCCACAAGCTTCACAAAGATTGTATTTTCTGCAGAGATAGCAGGGATCGAAACTGTAATTACCTGATTGAATTGTGATCTAGCTTCAAGTATATTAAATCACCTCAAGTCTTTCCTCAagctatttcattttaaattttgttttacatCGCTAAGgaataaaaactatttctgaGTCTTTAAGCACCTAATGTGAGTAAATTAAATATTGGGAAATGTAGGGAAATCCTATTAGATGTCCAATCATCCTGTAATTAATACTTGTGGCCAAAGTGGCCGCTGATCATTAAACAGTGTTGTTAGTATTGAGCCTTCCACAGTAGAGGTAAATAGTACACAGTAACCAATACCATCCATTATATTTCTATCATAACATTTAATCATCCTGCCTTTCTGTTGTTCACTTGCTTGTATCTTTCGTCCTTTCTGCCTCAGCTGCTCCAATTTATTTGCACAGTATCTTGCATCCAACCACAGACCTTTTGTAGCTCTAatccacacagagaaaaatagCGGGGAAGCCCTTGTCTTGCCAGCCTGCCAGCAGCTAACCAGACAGTGTGCTCAGTTAATAATAGCCAGCCATCTTTGTTTAGGCTCTTATTCTCAGACATTGAAGTCCCACTAATTGGCTAATTCCTTGTCCAAGGACTGATACCTCCATAAAGATGGTGAGTTCATTAGCACACAGTTTTAGATGGGCTACCATTATGGCTCTGAGCCTGATCACTGTCACCATCAGACACTATATAAGTACTAACGCCCGAGtactaaaaacaacaagaacattGGTCATACATAATGCAGGTTTGCCTCATTATTCTTGGAGGCAAGTAAAGCCACTCTCATGTCAATTGACTGCACGGATCCTTTAATAACCATTGTAAACAGCAACGGCACATTAAATATGGGACTGGTAGATTTAGGGAGACAATGCGAGTCCAGTAAATGGTTTGGAAATGTCTAGAGCTTGAAGCATTTCTATTCACCTACAGCCAGCAGGGGTAAGGCCAGGAAGTGTCCAATGGAGCCACGTGATAAACTGTCATGGCCGACAAATGGCCTTCAATTGTGTTTTGGAGGAAGttcagaaacacatttctgagatattaaaaaacaaacaaacaaacaaaataaaaaacaagtttcTCATCTCATCCCCACAAGTGTGCCCTTGGTGGATGTGACGCCTGACCTGACAGCAGCCTGCAGCACACCGGGCCGGGAGTGTCCGATATAAAATGATCAGCGGTGGGATTTGCGGGTTAAGGGCGCTTAGAGCCGGGCTTTTGATGTCATGACGTCACATTAATTAGCGGCCACTTTGATCCTTTCAGCCTCTAAGCTGCAGCCTGTCCAGTCAGACTCCCTCAGGGGACCGCGGCGAAGGATGCAGCTCCAGCTCACTGATTCTTTTTAACCTGGGGAAAGtacattaaaacagaaacaaacacaagtttttctttcccccccaaaaaaaattaaaataaaaaatggcagACAAGGATAGCGTGGAGAAATACCTGGAGAACAACCCGCAGTTCGCCAAAGAGTACTTCGACAAGAAGCTGCGCGCCGAGGCCCTGACCGCCGCCTTCTCGGCACCCGTCGACGTCAAAGACACCGCGTCTTTCAAGGATGTTAACTCGGTGCAGGAGGCCGCCATTATCTTCGAGCTGGTCCAGGAGCTGCAGAAGCAAGGGGATCTGGAGCAGTCCCTGCACAAGGTGCTGCAGAGGGTCTCCCTGATAATACAGGCCGACAGGATGAGCTACTACCTGTGCCGCTCCAGGAACGGAATACCCGAGCTGGCCACCAACCTCTTCGACGTGACGCCAACCTCCAAGTACGACGCCAACTTGGTGCACCCGCAGACTGAGATCGTGTTTCCGCTCGACATGGGCATCGTCGGCTTCACCGCGCACTCCAAAAAGGCGCAAAACGTGCCCGACGTTTCTAAGGTGAGGACGAGCCGTAAAGTGGCTTCAGGTGTCAAAAAGTAAGACGGAGATGTggtttgtttttacaatttaTTATTTGGTTATTCAAATCACCTGCAGGTTTGTTTTCAAATTGGAAGTTGATTAAAGTCATTAGAAAATAGGGCTCTTTCTCATTGTGGGCAGTTTGTGATGCACAGATTCACAgagaggtaaaaataaaataaaataaaacacaagcaCGTTTGTTTACAGTTACTGTGGGTCTGATCTGTAATTTTAGTTTAGTTCTGTTCCTTCTATTTCTGCATATGCATAAGCTGACACTGAAAGTCTTGCTGTTGCTTTGAAACCACTGAAGGCTTCAGATAATGTTGAACAGAGTGATCAGCAAACATCAGAAAATCAGTGGTCAAAAAgaaatggcttttattttgatttaccAAATTTAACAATGCAACGTGCTCTGTGAAAAGCACACCTCCATTATTGGATTGTATACATTTGATTGTCATGTGTGAaaaattttggaaaatgtgaagATTGAATGCATTTTGCTGTCAATGTTATAATATTTATTAGagaacaaaatcaaatcagagtttatttttcaaatagaGCTCTGTCAACATTGTGACAGCCAGATCATGAGCTCCTGAAATCAGTGAGGAGCTACACAGAGCTACATGAAGAGTCTAACTGTGTTACCCGCTTGGTAGTGATCTTATatggggttttctttttctttccctccagaATCAAAAGTTCTGTGACTTTGTGGACAAACAGACTGGATACAAGACCAAATGCATGCTCACTTTCCCTTTGATGGCTGACAAGGAATGCCTTGGAGTCGTCACGGCACTAAACAAAATAGGAGCTGATTCATTCACTCCAGAGGATGAGGCCGTAAGGATACACACTTTAACATTTGCATCCATTCATATCAGTATTAGATCACTGTGTGAGCTCTAATAGTTTTTGGACTCTAACCTGAACTTGAATTTGGCAATTAAAGCATCAAATAGAGGTAATTTTTTTTGGAATAGCACATATCACTCTATTATGCCTGAGTTCTTTCCTTAGTTCCTTTTTTGCTACTACAAAAGGTTGGTGCTCTGCAATTTGAAGTTTTGCTCTAAATAAAGATTATTGCTGCAATTTAGTCTAGCAAGGTGTAAAACacaaccatatatatatataacccttATATTCAGCAAGTCAATCTGATTTGATGGAcaagaaaaaagtaatttaacCAGGaatatgttgatgtttttacagACTATTGAGGCTAAGTTTCTGTTACGagcaattgaaaaaaaaaaaacaaaacaaaacaaaacttttttcttGGCACATTATCTCTCAGATGAgaagcacacactcacattcatttGTATGATCTAAGGGATCACTTTCTATGACAAATCACATCTTTTATTGGGCAGATCTGTCctgcttttaaaacatttacatttgccACTGTGTTTAACTTGCTGTTTTGTATTGATGAAAACTTTAATCCCATCTTGTTCTTAGCTCTTCCACAAGTACATGAACTTTGCTCAAGTCCTTGCCCTGCAGTATTACACAGCCTACATGTTCAATGTGGAGTCCAGGAGGAGTCAGGTAAACTGAACTGTTGCTGTTTGGTAAATAAAAAGGGAGGTGCAGTGACAGACTGGGTGTCTTGAACTGAGATATGATTCTATTAGAGTTTCCCTTCATACCTGTTATTTGCTTGTTGGTGCTTCTAATCCATAGAACACTCACACTATAAACAGACCGTGAATCACCTCCAATTTCACCTGTTGCTTTGCTCACAGGTGCTGCTCTGGTCAGCCAGTAAAGTGTTTGAGGAGTTGACAGACATTGAAAGACAGTTCCACAAAGCACTCTACACTGTAAGGACCTACCTACAATGCGAACGATACTCAGTGGGCTTGTTGGACATGACCAAAGAGAAGGTTAGTCTTGCAGAATAGATTCACTTTTAATAACTGGATTGAATAGACATTAATAATGGCTACAGACTTAAATAATTTCAAGttattatttctgtatttcccTGCAGGAATTCTATGATGAATGGCCAGTGAAACTGGGAGATGTGGAACCCTATAAAGGACCAAAGACGCCAGATGGCAGGGTAACAAACTCATTATCCTACTCATTACATCCATTTTTGCCATGTGTGGCATTTAAAAGCTAACTGAGTAACCTAACGTTAGTTTGAAAATGATCAATCATTTCTAACAGGCTTCTCCTATTCATACAGGAAGTCATCTTTTACAAGATCATCGACTACCTCCTAGAGGCCAAAGAAGAAATCAAAGTTATACCGTAAGCAGCCATAAATATATGCTTCAAATATTAACTATTTGTATGTCAAAGTCAACTTGGTATCAATTATTAGCTTGAGACATCcataatattaaaacaaaaaacatggaaCCCATTAATCTTGATTAATACGCTATGTCTAATATGTTGTTGGTACCACAGATAGCTGTGAGAGTCTCTGGGTGTTATTTGGGGAATAATGTGATGTAGTAACTGAGTAAATTTGAATTGAAGGTGGAGTGTCAGCACTGCTTAACACACTTATTAGGAATTCATTTACTTTAGCTAacacaactctgtgtgtgtttttctatttcagaGGTCCACCTGCAGATCACTGGGCTTTAGTCAGTGGACTGCCGACCTATGTGGCAGAGAATGGCTTTGTAAGTCTCCTCCAGCTTCTGCAGAGCTACTCATTACCAAAATAACTACAACTATCAGGAATTAATATACAGCGATAGAGAGAGGAAACAACTAAAACAGTGAGAcaagagtaaaaacaaacagacacaccaaGCACAGGGTGAGCTTCACAGTCTGACCTTGATATAGATTAGGCAAAGGAGTATGTCACCCTGCATTTAATTCAGACCAGTGGTTGGTGAATATTATTTGTGACTGAGTATGTAACATGCTACCTAcacaatttaaatataaaaggcTCTAGAAGTAAAGATATACTACTAGTTGTCCAAACAAAAAGGGGAATTAATGATTTTATCACTTTTGTGTTTCAAATACATTCtgtaataaatacataaataaataaataaatgcactgAAAGTTAGACTACAGCAAATACTAAtacaaatccaaatattttttatatgcGTGCAGATTTGCAACATGATGAATGTGGCTGCAGATGACTTTTTCACTTTCCAGGTGAGGAGACTTTTACCTTttcccacatacacacaaaatagcCTGAACATCTGTAtctgctttgttttactttttgacTTTCTCCACAAAATGTTGATTTGACTGCCTTGATGTTCCCACTGAGCCACGATTTACgaacattatttttcattgccTTTCAGAAAGAGGCTGTGGATGAGACAGGCTTTGTCATCAAGAATGTCCTGTCACTTCCCATCgtcaacaaaaaggaagaaattgtTGGAATTGCCACTTTCTTCAACAGGAAAGATGGCAGACCTTTTGATGAACATGATGAACAGATCACTGAGGTTCGCATCATACATCCCTTCTCTATCTCTCATTGTATATTCtatcatcatcacacagaaTCTCTCTTTTTGGATATCATGTTGTCATCCGTTTGTGTATAGACTGTGTTGTCATCACTATTGCCACAGGTTTCCCCTACAGAGGGAAAgacttgttctttttttgtctgcataaATTAACATGTTGATGGAAAAAATGCTGGTGAAGCATAACTTCATAATACTTGACAAATGGAGGTGACTGTGGTATCACTCACGCACTCACTCTAATTGCTTGGTCCAGGCTCTGACACAGTTCCTGGGCTGGTCAGTGCTGAACTGCGACACCTACGACAGGCTGAACCGTATGGAATGGAGGAAAGACATAGCCCAGGAGATGCTCATGTACCAGACCAGATGTACCAAAGATGAGCTGCAGTCCATTCTGGTCAGTGTCCACCTAAGTTTCCCACTCACTTTCTCTCCAGAGGTCTAACTTTGATCTCTCAATATTTCCTCAAAGTGCCTCTCAAGATGAAATAGGTAGTCAAAGGTTAATCCAGCAATGAATTGCTTTTGACTAGCAGCTATTAGAGTACTAATAGAAATCTTGGATGGATCGTTTATCCACTCAGCAGCTAACATTTAAGATGATGAGATGACAGTTTACAAGGTTACAGCTTGGAGCTTTAatctgaaatgtctgaaaacaagGTATTTCAATgtctttgctgcttttattttttctgccgATCTTTCAATTCAAGCTGGAGATTGACATAGATAATggcagcattttttatttctaatgcTTTTTATCCTTTTCTCTCTAATCAGAACACCAATGAAAAGTTTGGTGCAGAAC
Above is a genomic segment from Echeneis naucrates chromosome 19, fEcheNa1.1, whole genome shotgun sequence containing:
- the pde6c gene encoding cone cGMP-specific 3',5'-cyclic phosphodiesterase subunit alpha', translated to MADKDSVEKYLENNPQFAKEYFDKKLRAEALTAAFSAPVDVKDTASFKDVNSVQEAAIIFELVQELQKQGDLEQSLHKVLQRVSLIIQADRMSYYLCRSRNGIPELATNLFDVTPTSKYDANLVHPQTEIVFPLDMGIVGFTAHSKKAQNVPDVSKNQKFCDFVDKQTGYKTKCMLTFPLMADKECLGVVTALNKIGADSFTPEDEALFHKYMNFAQVLALQYYTAYMFNVESRRSQVLLWSASKVFEELTDIERQFHKALYTVRTYLQCERYSVGLLDMTKEKEFYDEWPVKLGDVEPYKGPKTPDGREVIFYKIIDYLLEAKEEIKVIPGPPADHWALVSGLPTYVAENGFICNMMNVAADDFFTFQKEAVDETGFVIKNVLSLPIVNKKEEIVGIATFFNRKDGRPFDEHDEQITEALTQFLGWSVLNCDTYDRLNRMEWRKDIAQEMLMYQTRCTKDELQSILNTNEKFGAEPEDCDQKEMYKLLRATCPQADNVNGESLYLFSFSDFPVTEFDLIKAGIRMFFELGVVEKFKVPAETLTRWMYTVRKGYRDITYHNWRHGFNVGHTMFCLLQTGKLRKYYSDLDAFAMVAAAFCHDIDHRGTNNLYQTKSASPLAKLHGSSIMERHHLEYSKTLMGEESLNIFCNLQKRQFETVQHLFDVCIIATDLALYFKKRTMFQNIVNATEPMTDEKEATAYVANNPIRKEIVMAMMMTGCDLSAITKPWEVQSKVALMVAAEFWEQGDLERTVLDQQPIPMMDRNCAEQLPKMQCGFIDFVCSFVYKEFSRFHKEITPMFDGLNNNRSHWNELAEVYNAKMKAIEDEKKKLEEEEAKKGGGGGDGGKSKTCTIC
- the rbp4 gene encoding retinol-binding protein 4 produces the protein MLWYVVALSLVALSWAQDCQVANIQVMQNFDRNRYAGTWYAVGKKDPQGLFLLDNIVAQFTVTEDGKMTATARGRVIILNNWEMCADMLATFEETQDPAKFRMKYWGVASYLQTGNDDHWVIDTDYDNYAIHYSCRLLDTDGTCLDSYSFIFSRHPTGLRPEDQHVVVQKKMELCLLGKYRRVAHTGFCENSGSLDMQ